The following proteins are encoded in a genomic region of Bosea beijingensis:
- a CDS encoding M3 family oligoendopeptidase codes for MGFHDTVLRSAAKAGAAKSVQTTDDLPEWDLTHLYPGTESPEFKGDLERGLVEAQALAGSYRGKLAELAAASDGSQTLAAAVKSYEGLSDLLGRIGAYAGLVYSGDTTDPQRAKFYGDTQDKLNAAITELLFFELELNRIEPNLLAKVAAQAPLSHWKPWLEDLAKDKPHQLDDRIEALFHEKSMTGSAAWNRLFDETIASLRFTVDGEELTLELTLNKLQDSDGEVRRKAAEALSTVFRKELRIFALITNTLAKDKEISDRWRKFEDVADSRHLANRVEREVVDALVAAVREAYPRLSHRYYRLKAKWFGREELDFWDRNAPLPQVEQRTIPWTEARETVLSAYGAFSPEMAAIAKRFFDERWIDAPPRPGKAPGAFAHPTVPSAHPYVLLNYQGKPRDVMTLAHELGHGVHQVLAAPNGALMAPTPLTLAETASVFGEMLTFRKLLDSTNDKKQRKAMLAAKVEDMINTVVRQIAFYTFERKVHEARREGELTPEALCEIWMSVQAESLGPAIRLSAGYEPYWCYIPHFIHSPFYVYAYAFGDCLVNSLYGVYQNAAEGFQERYFALLSAGGSKPYGELLAPFGLDAKDPGFWQIGLRMIEGMIIELEGME; via the coding sequence ATGGGTTTTCATGACACCGTCCTGCGTTCCGCCGCCAAGGCGGGGGCGGCAAAATCGGTCCAGACCACCGACGATCTGCCGGAATGGGACCTGACCCATCTTTATCCCGGCACCGAATCACCGGAGTTCAAGGGCGATCTCGAACGCGGCCTCGTGGAAGCGCAGGCGCTGGCCGGCAGCTATCGCGGCAAGCTCGCGGAACTCGCGGCAGCATCCGACGGCAGCCAGACGCTGGCGGCCGCGGTGAAGAGCTATGAAGGCCTCAGCGATCTGCTCGGCCGGATCGGCGCCTATGCCGGCCTAGTCTATTCCGGGGACACCACCGATCCGCAGCGCGCCAAGTTCTATGGCGACACGCAGGACAAGCTGAACGCCGCGATCACCGAACTCCTGTTCTTCGAGCTCGAACTGAACCGGATCGAGCCGAACCTGCTGGCGAAGGTCGCTGCCCAGGCGCCGCTATCGCACTGGAAGCCGTGGCTGGAGGACCTGGCCAAGGACAAGCCGCACCAACTCGACGACCGGATCGAGGCGCTGTTCCACGAGAAGTCGATGACGGGTTCTGCCGCCTGGAACCGGCTCTTCGACGAGACAATCGCCTCGCTCCGCTTCACCGTCGATGGCGAGGAGCTGACGCTCGAACTCACGCTCAACAAGCTGCAGGACAGCGATGGCGAAGTGCGCCGCAAGGCGGCGGAAGCGCTGAGCACGGTGTTCCGCAAGGAGCTCCGCATCTTCGCGCTGATCACCAATACGCTGGCCAAGGACAAGGAAATCTCCGACCGCTGGCGGAAATTCGAGGATGTCGCGGATTCCCGGCATCTCGCCAACCGGGTCGAGCGAGAAGTGGTCGATGCTCTCGTCGCTGCCGTGCGCGAAGCCTATCCGCGCCTGTCGCATCGCTATTACCGGCTGAAGGCGAAGTGGTTCGGCCGCGAGGAGCTGGACTTCTGGGATCGCAACGCGCCGCTGCCTCAGGTCGAGCAGCGCACGATTCCCTGGACCGAGGCGCGCGAGACCGTGCTCTCGGCCTATGGCGCCTTCTCGCCGGAGATGGCGGCGATCGCCAAGCGCTTCTTCGACGAGCGCTGGATCGACGCGCCGCCGCGTCCGGGCAAGGCGCCGGGTGCCTTCGCGCACCCCACGGTGCCGTCCGCGCATCCGTATGTGCTGCTGAACTACCAGGGCAAGCCGCGCGACGTGATGACATTGGCGCATGAGCTCGGCCATGGCGTGCATCAGGTGCTGGCGGCGCCGAACGGAGCCTTGATGGCGCCGACGCCGCTGACGCTGGCCGAGACGGCGAGCGTCTTCGGGGAGATGCTGACCTTCCGCAAGCTGCTCGACTCGACCAATGACAAGAAGCAGCGCAAGGCGATGCTGGCGGCCAAGGTCGAAGACATGATCAACACAGTGGTGCGCCAGATCGCCTTCTATACCTTCGAGCGCAAGGTCCATGAAGCCCGCCGCGAGGGCGAGCTGACGCCGGAAGCGCTCTGCGAGATCTGGATGAGCGTGCAGGCGGAGAGCCTCGGCCCGGCGATCCGGCTGTCGGCAGGGTATGAGCCCTATTGGTGCTACATCCCGCACTTCATCCATTCGCCTTTCTACGTCTATGCCTATGCCTTCGGAGATTGTCTGGTGAACTCGCTCTACGGCGTCTACCAGAACGCCGCCGAGGGCTTCCAGGAGCGCTATTTTGCGCTGCTCTCGGCCGGTGGCAGCAAGCCTTATGGCGAATTGCTGGCGCCCTTCGGCCTCGACGCGAAGGACCCGGGCTTCTGGCAGATCGGCCTTCGGATGATCGAGGGCATGATCATCGAGCTGGAAGGGATGGAGTGA
- a CDS encoding outer membrane beta-barrel protein, protein MSGRVTTLLLSGTALAGLALAHTAAQAQQMPRGNLRTGTPAYVAQQPAAPQPALTPATAEPEAVRDPAGMIQRQGSAVSGRQPPRASQSIQAPALRGVTQRQFRPPQPAVTVLPPPPPPAPPPPRRRPASEEDPYAALGIRIGSITLRPAITNSIGYDTNPQRTSTPGAKGSAYSRHEGELAIQSDWNVHELKGQLRGGYLEFFRAKDASRPDAEGNLDLRLDATRDTRILLESRVKLDTQRPGSPDLSAAVTGRPQIYQYGASAGVTHDINRLQLTLRGSVDRSDYEDARLSNGAVLSQKDRNMTQYGLRLRAAYEVTPGFKPFVQAEIDQRDFDEKSDSSGYMRSSNGVTGRIGSTFEISQQLTGEVSGGYQDRKYDDTRLKNLRGFVGDAAVLWSPTPLTTVTLRGGAELGDTTIAGSSGTTVRRATLEVAHALRRNLTVTGFTNFSRTEYDGQGLREDYTNVGARLEYKLTRTFAVRASFTHERLNSTAQGSDYTANVSLVGLRVQF, encoded by the coding sequence GTGTCCGGCCGCGTGACGACCCTGCTTCTGTCCGGCACGGCCCTGGCCGGGCTCGCGCTCGCCCATACGGCAGCGCAGGCGCAGCAGATGCCGCGCGGCAATCTCAGGACCGGCACGCCGGCTTACGTTGCCCAGCAGCCCGCGGCCCCGCAGCCAGCCCTCACACCGGCCACCGCCGAGCCGGAAGCTGTTCGCGATCCGGCGGGCATGATCCAGCGTCAGGGCTCGGCCGTCTCGGGACGCCAGCCTCCCCGCGCCAGCCAGTCCATTCAGGCGCCGGCGCTTCGCGGCGTCACCCAGCGCCAGTTCCGGCCGCCGCAACCCGCCGTCACCGTGCTGCCGCCGCCTCCCCCTCCCGCTCCGCCGCCGCCCCGGCGTCGCCCGGCGAGCGAGGAAGACCCTTACGCCGCGCTCGGCATCCGGATCGGCTCGATAACCTTGCGCCCGGCGATCACCAACTCGATCGGCTACGACACCAATCCGCAACGCACATCGACACCTGGAGCAAAGGGTTCAGCCTATAGCCGGCACGAGGGCGAGCTGGCGATCCAGTCCGACTGGAACGTCCATGAGCTCAAGGGTCAGTTGCGCGGCGGCTATCTCGAATTCTTCCGCGCCAAGGACGCTTCGCGCCCCGATGCCGAGGGCAATCTCGACCTGCGGCTCGATGCGACGCGCGACACCCGCATCCTCCTGGAATCACGGGTCAAGCTCGACACGCAGCGCCCGGGCTCACCCGACTTGAGCGCCGCCGTCACCGGCCGCCCGCAGATCTACCAGTATGGCGCCTCCGCCGGCGTCACCCACGACATCAACCGGTTGCAACTGACGCTGCGCGGCTCGGTCGACCGCAGCGACTACGAGGATGCCCGCCTGTCGAACGGCGCGGTGCTCTCGCAGAAAGACCGCAACATGACGCAGTACGGCCTGCGTCTGCGCGCCGCTTATGAGGTCACGCCCGGCTTCAAACCCTTCGTCCAGGCCGAGATCGACCAGCGCGATTTCGACGAGAAGAGCGATTCCAGCGGTTATATGCGTTCCTCGAACGGCGTGACCGGGCGGATCGGCTCGACCTTCGAGATCAGCCAGCAGCTCACCGGCGAGGTCTCGGGCGGCTATCAGGACCGGAAATACGACGACACGCGCCTGAAGAACCTGCGCGGCTTCGTCGGCGATGCGGCGGTACTGTGGTCGCCGACGCCATTGACCACGGTGACGCTGCGCGGCGGCGCCGAGCTCGGCGACACCACGATCGCCGGCTCCTCGGGCACCACGGTGCGGCGCGCGACGCTGGAAGTGGCGCATGCCTTGCGCCGCAACCTCACCGTCACCGGCTTCACCAATTTCAGCCGCACCGAATATGACGGCCAGGGCCTGCGCGAGGACTACACCAATGTCGGCGCGCGGCTCGAATACAAGCTGACGCGTACCTTCGCCGTGCGCGCGAGTTTCACCCATGAGCGCCTGAACTCGACCGCGCAGGGCTCGGACTACACCGCGAATGTCTCGCTGGTGGGCTTGAGGGTGCAGTTCTAG
- a CDS encoding KpsF/GutQ family sugar-phosphate isomerase: MTADIRDSALRTIATERAGLDALHDALANGLGGPFAEAIAMIRASNGRVIVSGMGKSGHVGRKLTATLASTGTPAHFVHPAEASHGDLGMVRPEDVVIALSWSGEAVELAALVGYTRRFRVGLIAITANAESTLGKEADIALVLPKATEACPNGLAPTTSTTMQMALGDALAVALLEARGFSRQDFFVYHPGGKLGAQLKTVESIMHRGADLPLIGLDTLLPDVIAMISDKGFGCAVVMDLDGKLAGVVTDGDLRRKTAMGGGISLRARDIMSANPRRVGLDTLAVEALELVNRSRITALIVVDGEDRPAGLVHVHDLLAMGVA, encoded by the coding sequence ATGACAGCCGATATCCGCGACTCCGCCCTCCGCACCATCGCCACCGAGCGCGCCGGGCTCGACGCGCTCCACGACGCGCTGGCGAATGGATTGGGCGGGCCTTTCGCCGAGGCGATCGCGATGATCCGCGCCTCGAACGGGCGTGTGATCGTCTCCGGCATGGGCAAGTCCGGCCATGTCGGACGCAAGCTCACGGCGACGCTGGCTTCGACCGGCACGCCCGCGCATTTCGTCCATCCCGCCGAAGCGAGCCATGGCGATCTCGGCATGGTCCGGCCTGAGGATGTGGTGATTGCCTTGTCCTGGTCCGGCGAGGCGGTCGAGCTTGCCGCGCTCGTCGGCTATACCCGCCGCTTCCGTGTCGGGCTGATCGCGATCACCGCCAATGCCGAGAGCACGCTGGGCAAGGAAGCGGATATCGCGCTGGTCCTGCCCAAGGCGACGGAGGCCTGTCCGAACGGGCTCGCGCCGACGACCTCGACGACGATGCAGATGGCGCTTGGCGATGCGCTGGCCGTGGCGCTGCTGGAAGCACGCGGCTTCTCGCGGCAGGACTTCTTCGTCTACCACCCCGGCGGCAAGCTTGGCGCCCAGCTCAAGACCGTCGAGAGCATCATGCATCGCGGCGCCGACCTGCCGCTGATCGGGCTCGACACGCTGCTGCCCGATGTCATCGCGATGATCTCGGACAAGGGTTTCGGCTGTGCCGTGGTCATGGACCTGGATGGCAAGCTCGCCGGCGTCGTCACGGACGGCGACCTGCGCCGCAAGACGGCGATGGGCGGCGGCATCTCGCTCCGGGCGCGCGACATCATGTCGGCAAATCCGCGCCGCGTCGGTCTCGATACGCTCGCGGTCGAGGCGCTGGAGCTGGTCAACCGCAGCCGGATCACGGCGTTGATCGTGGTCGACGGCGAAGACCGCCCGGCCGGACTCGTCCATGTCCACGACCTCTTGGCGATGGGCGTTGCCTGA
- a CDS encoding MerR family transcriptional regulator codes for MMPIGALADRTGVKVETIRYYEQVGLLPPPERSEGNQRRYGRRHAERLAFIKHARDLGFAVENIRTLLKLSDTTGMACDEAHAISVAHLDEVRDKIAKLRSLEKELERIATTCSGGVAACDCAIIEALADHRHCDQLRH; via the coding sequence GTGATGCCCATCGGTGCGCTCGCCGATCGCACCGGGGTGAAGGTCGAGACCATCCGTTATTACGAGCAGGTCGGGCTCCTGCCGCCGCCTGAGCGTTCCGAGGGTAACCAGCGCCGCTATGGCCGGCGTCATGCCGAGCGGCTCGCCTTCATCAAGCATGCGCGCGATCTTGGCTTCGCGGTCGAGAACATCCGTACATTATTGAAGCTTTCCGACACGACCGGCATGGCCTGCGACGAGGCGCATGCGATCTCGGTCGCTCATCTCGACGAGGTCCGCGACAAGATCGCGAAACTGCGCTCGCTGGAGAAGGAGCTGGAGCGGATCGCGACCACCTGCTCGGGCGGTGTCGCGGCTTGTGATTGCGCCATCATCGAGGCGTTGGCCGATCATCGGCATTGCGACCAACTCCGTCATTGA
- a CDS encoding helicase-related protein translates to MIGSFALLPFRSLPPAARANSVTAVLGPTNTGKTHLAIERMIAHPTGMIGLPLRLLAREVYQRVVDKVGPQSVALVTGEEKIKPERPRFWVCTVEAMPRDLAVDFVAIDEIQLASDLDRGHVFTDRLLNRRGRAETMLIGAATMKPLIEQLMPGVNVVTRPRLSQLTFAGDRKITRLAPRSAIVAFSVEEVYAIAELIRRQKGGAAVVLGALSPRTRNAQVEIYQSGDVDYLVATDAIGMGLNLDVNHIAFAADKKFDGHHYRKLNPAEFGQIAGRAGRHLRDGTFGTSGRCPPFDAELVESIENHRFEPIRQMQWRNSDLDLRSVGGLLDTLNLQPSEQGLTRALIAEDMTTLEVLARDPDIAKLAQGRAAVERLWEVCGLPDYRKISPMQHADLATTLYLRLMRHGRLDSDWYQAQLAALDRTDGEIDTLSARIAQVRTWTYVANRPDWLPDPEHWQGMARLVEDKLSDALHERLTHRFVDRRTSVLMRRLRENAMLEAEVTATGDVLVEGQHVGMLQGFRFTADPKAGGSEVKALNLAAMKALGSEIEARAARVVLAGDDAFVLSHDGLVRWTGEPVARLTAGEKVLEPRLRLLVEEHLNGPAREQVEGRLNLWLKNHITKLLGAVQILEAAENVTGIARGIAYQAAEALGVLERSKVGEEMKALDQEGRAALRQLGIRFGAFHIYMPALLKPAPRALAAQLWALKHGGPETAGLDDIAHLAASGRTSFPVDKAVPKGLYRAAGYRVCGERAVRVDILERLADLIRPAIAYRPGVTQGTPPVGAADQDGFVATGAMTSLVGCAGEDFASILRSLGYVSVKRPGPAITVPLAPPPAATEPAQPVVAAEAEAAPAEDEAVEATTAAEGPSEPAVALNADGLTEGETVVVEAPAVETADTPILTEAELDAAREPVPADAMVALPAAAAEEATSVETVAEEAPAAEAAPAEPELIEVWRPHRHQGGRRPEHGNPRGRREGGERREGGERRGGDRPQREGRPGGPRRDGRPDNRPAAAAGEGAPAPRQDPRPRQDERPRRDDRPQRQDRPEGNRGPRPDFKRDGRPGGPRRDERGGAERFQQAPRPRPANREPDPDSPFAKLAALKAQLEGSKN, encoded by the coding sequence ATGATCGGCTCTTTCGCCTTGCTTCCTTTTCGTTCGCTGCCGCCCGCCGCCCGCGCCAATAGCGTCACGGCCGTGCTGGGCCCGACCAATACCGGCAAGACCCATCTCGCCATCGAGCGCATGATCGCCCATCCCACCGGGATGATCGGCTTGCCGCTCCGCCTGCTCGCGCGCGAAGTCTACCAGCGCGTCGTCGACAAAGTCGGGCCGCAATCCGTCGCCCTCGTCACCGGCGAGGAGAAGATCAAGCCGGAGCGGCCGCGCTTCTGGGTCTGCACGGTCGAGGCCATGCCGCGCGACCTCGCGGTCGATTTCGTCGCGATCGACGAGATCCAGCTCGCTTCCGATCTCGACCGCGGCCATGTCTTCACCGATCGTCTGCTGAACCGGCGCGGCCGGGCCGAAACCATGCTGATCGGCGCCGCGACGATGAAGCCGCTGATCGAGCAACTCATGCCGGGCGTGAATGTCGTCACCCGTCCGCGTCTGTCGCAACTCACCTTCGCCGGTGACCGCAAGATCACGCGCCTCGCGCCGCGCTCGGCCATCGTCGCCTTCTCGGTCGAGGAGGTCTATGCGATCGCCGAGCTGATCCGCCGGCAGAAGGGCGGGGCGGCCGTGGTGCTGGGGGCGCTTTCGCCACGCACGCGCAACGCGCAGGTCGAGATCTACCAGTCCGGCGATGTCGATTATCTCGTCGCCACCGACGCGATCGGCATGGGGCTCAATCTCGACGTCAACCACATCGCCTTCGCCGCCGACAAGAAGTTCGACGGGCACCATTACCGCAAGCTCAACCCGGCCGAGTTCGGCCAGATCGCCGGGCGCGCCGGGCGGCATCTGCGCGACGGTACTTTCGGCACCAGCGGGCGCTGCCCGCCTTTCGACGCCGAGCTGGTCGAGTCGATCGAGAATCACCGCTTCGAGCCGATCCGCCAGATGCAGTGGCGCAATTCCGATCTCGACCTGCGTTCGGTCGGCGGCCTGCTGGACACGTTGAACCTTCAGCCATCCGAGCAGGGGCTGACGCGGGCGCTGATCGCCGAGGACATGACGACGCTGGAAGTACTGGCGCGGGACCCGGATATCGCGAAGCTCGCGCAGGGACGCGCCGCGGTGGAGCGGCTCTGGGAGGTCTGCGGGCTGCCGGATTATCGCAAGATATCGCCGATGCAGCATGCCGATCTCGCGACGACCCTGTATCTGCGATTGATGCGTCATGGCCGGCTCGACAGCGACTGGTATCAGGCGCAGCTTGCCGCGCTCGACCGCACCGATGGCGAGATCGATACGCTCTCGGCGCGGATCGCGCAGGTCCGGACCTGGACCTATGTCGCGAACCGTCCTGACTGGTTGCCTGATCCAGAGCATTGGCAGGGCATGGCTCGTCTTGTAGAGGACAAGCTGTCAGACGCTCTGCACGAGCGGCTGACCCATAGATTTGTCGATCGGCGCACCAGCGTGTTGATGCGCCGCTTGCGGGAGAATGCGATGTTGGAGGCTGAGGTCACCGCGACGGGCGACGTGCTCGTCGAGGGCCAGCATGTGGGGATGCTGCAGGGCTTCCGCTTCACGGCGGATCCAAAGGCCGGCGGTTCCGAGGTCAAGGCCCTGAACCTGGCGGCGATGAAGGCGCTCGGCTCCGAGATCGAGGCCCGTGCAGCGCGCGTCGTGCTCGCGGGCGACGATGCCTTCGTGCTGTCGCATGACGGGCTGGTGCGCTGGACCGGCGAGCCGGTGGCGCGCCTGACGGCCGGCGAGAAGGTTCTGGAGCCGCGCCTGCGCCTGCTCGTGGAAGAGCATCTCAATGGCCCGGCGCGCGAGCAGGTCGAGGGCCGGCTCAATCTTTGGCTGAAGAATCACATCACCAAGCTGCTCGGCGCCGTGCAGATTCTCGAAGCGGCCGAGAACGTCACCGGCATCGCGCGCGGCATCGCCTATCAGGCGGCCGAGGCGCTCGGCGTGCTCGAACGCTCCAAGGTCGGCGAAGAGATGAAGGCGCTCGATCAGGAAGGCCGTGCCGCGCTGCGTCAGCTCGGCATCCGTTTCGGCGCTTTCCACATCTACATGCCCGCGCTGCTGAAGCCCGCGCCGCGGGCGCTCGCCGCCCAGCTCTGGGCGCTGAAGCATGGCGGGCCTGAGACGGCCGGGCTCGACGACATCGCCCATCTCGCAGCGTCCGGCCGGACCTCCTTCCCGGTCGACAAGGCCGTGCCGAAGGGGCTCTACCGCGCCGCCGGCTACCGCGTCTGCGGCGAGCGGGCCGTGCGCGTCGACATCCTCGAACGCCTCGCCGATCTCATCCGCCCAGCGATCGCCTATCGTCCCGGCGTCACGCAGGGCACGCCGCCGGTTGGCGCCGCCGATCAGGACGGCTTCGTCGCCACCGGCGCGATGACCTCGCTCGTCGGCTGCGCGGGCGAGGATTTCGCTTCGATCCTGCGTTCGCTCGGCTATGTCTCGGTCAAGCGCCCGGGACCGGCGATCACCGTGCCGCTGGCGCCGCCCCCGGCCGCGACCGAGCCGGCACAGCCGGTCGTGGCTGCTGAGGCGGAGGCCGCTCCGGCAGAGGATGAAGCCGTCGAGGCCACCACTGCTGCGGAAGGCCCAAGCGAGCCTGCGGTCGCGCTCAACGCGGATGGTCTGACTGAGGGCGAGACTGTCGTCGTCGAGGCGCCGGCCGTTGAGACGGCGGATACGCCGATCCTGACCGAGGCGGAACTGGATGCGGCGCGCGAGCCCGTGCCTGCCGACGCCATGGTCGCGCTCCCGGCTGCCGCTGCCGAGGAGGCGACGTCCGTTGAAACCGTTGCCGAGGAAGCTCCTGCTGCCGAGGCCGCACCTGCCGAGCCCGAGTTGATCGAGGTCTGGCGGCCGCATCGCCATCAGGGCGGGCGCCGTCCCGAGCATGGCAATCCGCGTGGCCGCCGCGAGGGCGGCGAGCGCCGCGAAGGTGGCGAGCGTCGTGGCGGCGACCGGCCGCAGCGCGAAGGCCGCCCCGGTGGTCCACGTCGCGATGGACGGCCAGACAACCGGCCGGCGGCTGCCGCCGGCGAGGGCGCTCCGGCGCCGCGCCAGGATCCGCGTCCGCGGCAGGACGAGCGACCGCGTCGCGACGATCGGCCGCAGCGCCAGGATCGCCCCGAGGGCAATCGTGGTCCGCGTCCCGATTTCAAGCGCGATGGCCGCCCGGGCGGTCCGCGCCGCGACGAGCGGGGTGGAGCCGAGCGCTTCCAGCAGGCGCCGCGTCCGCGCCCGGCCAATCGCGAGCCGGACCCGGATTCGCCCTTCGCCAAGCTCGCGGCCCTCAAGGCCCAGCTCGAAGGCAGCAAGAACTGA
- a CDS encoding RNA-binding S4 domain-containing protein, with protein sequence MQDDRQRLDKWLWFARFARNRPMAVRLVEDGHVRVEGRRCDNPAQGIKLGAVLTLALPHATIVIRVLGFAERRGSFTVAQQLYERLDGGSGDASLAEAGDGD encoded by the coding sequence TTGCAGGACGATCGTCAGCGCCTCGACAAATGGCTCTGGTTCGCGCGCTTCGCCCGCAACCGCCCGATGGCCGTGCGCCTGGTGGAGGACGGTCATGTTCGTGTCGAGGGCCGCCGATGCGATAACCCGGCTCAGGGCATCAAGCTCGGGGCTGTACTGACGCTCGCCTTGCCGCACGCGACCATCGTGATCAGGGTCCTCGGCTTCGCCGAGAGGCGCGGCTCCTTCACGGTCGCCCAGCAGCTCTACGAGCGGCTCGACGGTGGCAGCGGCGATGCGTCGCTTGCGGAGGCCGGGGACGGGGATTAA
- the fdxA gene encoding ferredoxin FdxA, translating to MTYVVTENCIKCKYMDCVEVCPVDCFYEGENMLVIHPDECIDCGVCEPECPAEAIKPDTEPGLESWLQLNGKFAASWPNITQKKDPPADAKAFDGVAGKLEMLSPEPGEGD from the coding sequence ATGACCTATGTGGTCACCGAGAACTGCATCAAGTGCAAGTACATGGATTGCGTCGAGGTCTGCCCGGTCGACTGCTTCTATGAAGGCGAGAACATGCTCGTCATCCATCCCGACGAGTGCATCGATTGCGGCGTCTGCGAGCCGGAATGCCCGGCCGAGGCGATCAAGCCCGACACCGAGCCCGGCCTCGAAAGCTGGCTTCAGCTCAACGGCAAGTTCGCCGCAAGCTGGCCCAACATCACCCAGAAGAAGGACCCGCCGGCCGATGCCAAGGCGTTCGACGGGGTGGCCGGCAAGCTCGAGATGCTCTCGCCGGAACCGGGCGAAGGCGATTGA
- a CDS encoding CarD family transcriptional regulator, with protein MSTAKKAVVRQGFKTGEYVVYPSHGVGQITAIEEQEVAGFKLELFVVSFAKDKMTLRVPTAKAASVGLRKLADADSVAKALTTLTGRARVKRTMWSRRAQEYEAKINSGDLVAIAEVVRDLYRSEAQPEQSYSERQLYEAALDRMTREIAVVDDVTETEALKKIEGQLAKSPRRAGKAEAEAEADMEGDNDDLAEEAA; from the coding sequence ATGTCCACTGCGAAGAAAGCTGTTGTGCGCCAGGGTTTCAAGACGGGCGAGTACGTCGTCTATCCGTCCCATGGTGTCGGTCAGATCACGGCGATCGAAGAGCAGGAAGTCGCGGGTTTCAAGCTGGAACTGTTCGTTGTCAGCTTCGCCAAAGACAAGATGACGTTGCGTGTCCCCACCGCCAAGGCTGCCAGCGTCGGCCTGCGCAAGCTCGCCGATGCCGACTCCGTCGCCAAGGCGCTGACCACGCTCACCGGCCGCGCCCGCGTTAAGCGCACCATGTGGTCGCGCCGTGCTCAGGAATACGAAGCCAAGATCAATTCCGGCGATCTCGTCGCCATCGCCGAGGTCGTGCGCGATCTCTACCGTTCCGAGGCCCAGCCCGAGCAGTCCTATTCCGAGCGCCAGCTCTATGAGGCTGCCCTCGACCGCATGACCCGCGAGATCGCTGTCGTCGACGACGTCACCGAGACCGAGGCGCTCAAGAAGATCGAGGGCCAGCTCGCCAAGTCGCCGCGCCGTGCCGGCAAGGCCGAGGCTGAAGCCGAGGCGGACATGGAAGGCGACAACGACGATCTGGCGGAAGAGGCCGCCTGA
- a CDS encoding dienelactone hydrolase family protein, with the protein MALDRRIVELYDEYTHKPLDRRVFMNRLLAIAGTAAAAEAALALLEPNYAHAQQVAPDDARITASRFDQAVDGVALKGYLVTPKAEAKRGGVLVIHENRGLNPHIEDITRRMALEGFTALGLDFLTPLGSTPSDPDAARALFPQLSVETVVTQGRTALKYLAARPDATGRTGAVGFCWGGGSVNDLAVSVPELAAGVVFYGRSPDLAKVPQIKARLLIQQASRDTRLVQMLPDYEKALKAANVQYEAIVYPDVDHAFMNDTSAERYNAATAKQAWAKTVAFLKAGTGTA; encoded by the coding sequence ATGGCGCTCGATCGCCGGATCGTCGAACTCTATGACGAATACACGCATAAGCCGCTCGACCGCCGCGTCTTCATGAACCGGCTCCTCGCCATCGCCGGTACCGCGGCGGCGGCCGAAGCCGCACTCGCCCTGCTGGAGCCCAACTACGCCCACGCCCAGCAGGTCGCGCCGGACGATGCCCGCATCACCGCGAGCCGGTTCGATCAGGCCGTCGATGGCGTCGCGCTGAAGGGCTATCTCGTCACGCCCAAGGCGGAGGCGAAGCGCGGCGGCGTCCTTGTCATCCACGAGAACCGCGGTCTCAATCCGCATATCGAGGACATCACCCGCCGCATGGCGCTGGAGGGCTTCACCGCGCTCGGGCTCGATTTCCTGACCCCGCTCGGCAGCACACCGAGCGATCCGGACGCCGCCCGCGCGCTCTTCCCGCAGCTTTCCGTCGAGACGGTCGTCACCCAGGGCCGCACGGCGCTGAAATACCTGGCCGCGCGCCCGGATGCGACCGGGCGCACCGGCGCAGTCGGCTTCTGCTGGGGCGGCGGCTCGGTCAACGATCTCGCGGTCTCCGTCCCCGAGCTCGCGGCCGGCGTCGTCTTCTACGGGCGCTCGCCGGATCTCGCCAAGGTGCCGCAGATCAAGGCCCGCCTGCTGATCCAGCAGGCCTCGCGCGACACCCGCCTCGTGCAGATGCTGCCGGATTACGAGAAGGCGCTGAAGGCCGCCAATGTCCAGTACGAGGCGATCGTCTATCCCGATGTCGACCATGCCTTCATGAACGACACCAGCGCCGAGCGCTACAACGCGGCTACGGCCAAGCAGGCCTGGGCGAAGACGGTGGCTTTCCTCAAGGCGGGAACGGGAACGGCCTGA